In a single window of the Lebetimonas sp. JH292 genome:
- a CDS encoding RNA-binding protein gives MKTLYVGNINYQATEEDLKPLFAEYGEVVSVKIINDRETGRSKGFGFVEMESGADTAVEELDGKEFQGRRLRVNEARPRAPRGE, from the coding sequence ATGAAAACACTTTACGTAGGAAACATTAACTATCAAGCAACTGAAGAAGATTTAAAACCTCTATTCGCAGAATATGGGGAAGTAGTTTCAGTTAAGATTATTAATGACAGAGAAACAGGTAGAAGCAAAGGATTTGGATTCGTTGAAATGGAAAGCGGAGCCGACACAGCAGTAGAAGAACTTGACGGCAAAGAATTCCAAGGTAGAAGACTTAGAGTAAACGAAGCTAGACCAAGAGCTCCAAGAGGAGAATAA
- a CDS encoding DNA polymerase III subunit alpha, with product MSVKTHYIEFRNALSKNDIQKAREEFEKAFNESFLFYQQKMTNNEKFDVSNEEELFALVTLFDNIIGYYKEKMYEEGISYCENLIELIDSPKLKEMFKGFSLGMQKGIDIDTFFKEYVDSSKVDAEFPMFLCNFKEKIKELI from the coding sequence ATGTCAGTAAAAACACATTATATAGAATTCAGAAACGCCTTAAGCAAAAACGATATCCAAAAAGCCCGGGAAGAATTTGAAAAAGCTTTTAACGAAAGCTTTTTATTTTATCAACAAAAAATGACAAACAATGAAAAGTTTGATGTTTCCAACGAAGAAGAATTATTTGCTTTAGTTACACTGTTTGATAATATTATCGGATATTATAAAGAAAAAATGTATGAGGAGGGGATAAGCTACTGCGAAAATTTAATCGAACTTATTGATTCTCCAAAACTTAAAGAGATGTTTAAAGGTTTTTCACTTGGAATGCAAAAAGGAATAGATATAGATACTTTTTTTAAAGAATATGTGGATTCAAGCAAAGTCGATGCTGAATTTCCAATGTTTTTATGTAATTTTAAAGAAAAGATAAAAGAATTAATTTAA
- the dnaE gene encoding DNA polymerase III subunit alpha, which translates to MVVFHIHSDYSLLHSTIKIKELVKKAKEYGYKALGITELDNMFSAIEFYEECKKFEIKPIIGSEVIIKRDDVFSRMILLKTGYNNLMYLSSIAYLYYYKKVPFIPFEELIKNQQGLITVFPMMESEIGFHLNLFDEDNVLKGAGGLKKAKEIIKIYKNSLNEIFLEIRRDSFKERVVENDFLTISNEFDIPILASSNIFYLQKGDYIYKDALECIENNKLFDDLHRKFEIRENYFPFPEEFEKKFADLPEAIENTDRLAEGINLEIPLGNPTPPTFKFTKEYASKEGLNFEKDVEYFEYKCREGLKERLKQIPKELHKKYEDRLEYEIDKKMKFPGYMLIVWDFVREAKRRKIPVGPGRGSAAGSLVAYSLKITNLDPIRYQLLFERFLNPQRVSMPDIDMDFCQERRGEIIEYVREKYGKVNVAQVVTFGSLLAKGVLRDVARIFGIKYDEADKFVKLIPDQLGITLDKALDIEPKIKDIITEEPLYNRLYSFGRKLEGLKRNTGMHAAGVVISDEELWKKSPLYRPSENDDTIVTQYSLNYLEPVDLIKFDFLGLKTLTVIERAVKNIKMNKNTNVDIDNLDLEDKSIFQLIQSGKTLGLFQIESDGMRDLAKRLKPTTFEDIIAMLALYRPGPMESGMLDDYIERKHGK; encoded by the coding sequence ATGGTAGTGTTTCATATACACAGTGATTATTCGCTTTTACATTCAACCATCAAAATAAAAGAGCTTGTTAAAAAAGCAAAAGAGTATGGATACAAGGCTCTTGGGATAACAGAACTTGATAATATGTTCAGCGCAATCGAATTTTATGAAGAATGCAAGAAATTTGAAATAAAACCGATTATAGGAAGCGAAGTAATTATAAAAAGAGATGATGTTTTTTCAAGAATGATTCTGCTTAAAACCGGCTATAATAATTTGATGTATTTAAGCTCAATTGCCTATTTGTATTATTATAAAAAAGTTCCTTTTATCCCTTTTGAAGAACTAATTAAAAATCAGCAGGGACTTATTACAGTTTTTCCGATGATGGAGAGTGAAATAGGTTTTCATCTGAATCTGTTTGATGAAGATAATGTTTTAAAGGGTGCCGGCGGATTGAAAAAGGCAAAGGAAATTATAAAAATTTATAAAAACAGTTTAAATGAAATTTTTTTGGAAATAAGACGTGATTCTTTTAAAGAAAGAGTTGTTGAAAATGATTTTTTAACCATTTCAAATGAATTTGATATACCTATTCTTGCAAGCAGTAATATTTTTTATCTTCAAAAAGGGGATTATATCTATAAAGACGCACTTGAATGCATAGAAAACAATAAACTTTTTGACGATTTGCACAGAAAATTCGAAATAAGAGAAAATTATTTTCCTTTCCCTGAGGAATTTGAAAAAAAATTTGCCGATTTACCGGAGGCTATTGAAAATACGGACAGACTGGCCGAGGGTATTAATCTGGAAATTCCTCTTGGAAATCCTACACCTCCTACATTTAAATTTACAAAAGAATATGCTTCCAAAGAAGGGTTAAATTTTGAAAAGGATGTGGAATATTTTGAATATAAATGCCGTGAAGGTTTAAAAGAAAGATTGAAACAGATTCCAAAAGAGTTGCATAAAAAATATGAAGATAGGCTTGAATATGAAATTGACAAAAAAATGAAATTTCCCGGTTATATGCTGATTGTCTGGGATTTTGTAAGAGAGGCCAAAAGAAGAAAAATTCCTGTGGGTCCCGGAAGGGGAAGTGCGGCCGGAAGTCTGGTTGCATATTCGCTTAAAATAACAAATTTAGACCCCATAAGGTATCAGCTTTTGTTTGAGAGGTTTTTAAACCCTCAGAGGGTTTCAATGCCGGATATCGATATGGATTTCTGTCAGGAAAGAAGAGGGGAGATTATCGAATATGTAAGGGAAAAATACGGCAAGGTAAATGTGGCCCAGGTGGTAACTTTCGGTTCACTTCTTGCAAAAGGAGTGCTCCGGGATGTTGCAAGAATTTTTGGAATAAAATATGACGAAGCGGATAAATTTGTAAAACTTATTCCGGACCAGCTCGGTATCACGCTTGACAAAGCCCTTGATATTGAACCTAAAATAAAAGATATTATTACAGAAGAACCGTTATATAACAGATTATATTCTTTCGGAAGAAAGCTTGAAGGTTTAAAAAGAAATACGGGTATGCATGCCGCCGGAGTGGTAATCAGCGATGAAGAATTATGGAAAAAGTCCCCTTTATACAGACCCTCAGAAAATGATGATACGATTGTAACGCAGTATTCACTGAATTATCTTGAGCCTGTGGATTTGATTAAATTCGACTTTTTAGGATTAAAAACGTTGACGGTAATAGAGCGGGCTGTTAAAAATATAAAAATGAATAAAAACACAAATGTGGATATAGATAATTTAGATCTGGAAGATAAAAGTATTTTTCAATTAATCCAATCGGGTAAAACTTTGGGTCTGTTTCAGATAGAATCGGACGGTATGAGGGATTTGGCAAAAAGATTAAAACCTACTACATTTGAAGATATTATAGCTATGCTTGCCCTTTACCGCCCCGGACCAATGGAGAGCGGAATGCTTGATGATTATATAGAAAGAAAACACGGAAAATGA
- a CDS encoding Crp/Fnr family transcriptional regulator, translating into MINKLRKIFLFFNVKDELLKEIASFCLIKKYTKNEIIFFEGEKRNKFFAIIKGHILMYDSNEKGDVIPKNQFGCGDVFGLISQIQNRPYCLSAVAQSESDLIEIDFSNFSKYISNPPFSDRIIKMLSNQILQEVKFNKLQKYDATKRVILKRYMLAKELGMSPETLSRILSRLKNDGIICYCEKSIKVTDKEKLRDIINGSVSYTQ; encoded by the coding sequence ATGATAAATAAACTGAGAAAAATCTTTCTTTTTTTTAACGTAAAAGACGAACTTTTAAAAGAAATTGCCTCTTTTTGCTTAATAAAAAAGTATACTAAAAATGAAATAATATTTTTTGAAGGGGAAAAAAGAAATAAATTTTTTGCAATAATAAAAGGTCATATTTTAATGTATGATTCAAATGAAAAAGGGGATGTTATACCTAAAAACCAGTTTGGCTGCGGAGATGTTTTCGGGCTTATTTCTCAGATACAAAACAGGCCTTACTGTCTTAGCGCAGTAGCTCAAAGCGAAAGTGATTTGATAGAAATAGATTTTTCAAATTTTTCAAAATATATTTCAAATCCCCCTTTTAGCGACAGAATTATAAAAATGCTCAGTAACCAGATTTTACAGGAAGTGAAATTTAATAAACTTCAAAAATATGATGCCACAAAAAGGGTTATTTTGAAAAGATATATGCTGGCAAAAGAACTCGGCATGAGCCCGGAGACTCTCAGCAGAATTTTAAGCAGGCTTAAAAATGACGGAATTATATGTTATTGTGAAAAATCAATAAAAGTAACGGATAAAGAAAAATTAAGGGATATTATAAATGGTAGTGTTTCATATACACAGTGA
- a CDS encoding homoserine dehydrogenase, with amino-acid sequence MKGRERNNSRKGDVDIELTDDYKKVTRDSEIDIVVELMGGVDGAYEVVKDALKHNKAVVSANKALLAYHRFELQKLAKTPFEYEASVAGGIPIIKALRDGLSANHIDEIQGIINGTCNYILTEMKKGRDYQEVLKEAQKLGYAEADPTFDVGGFDTAHKLLILASIAYNIDAKPEDILIEGIENINLTDIEFAREFDYEIKLLGIAKKIDNEVELRVHPTLIPKNKMIAKVEGVMNAVSVIGDVVGESVYYGPGAGGNATASAVISDIIEIVRGQNKPMLGYKRPLEVERLSLKISDNIETKYYLRIAVNDKIGVLEKIAHILAKNDISIESFLLFATHKSLEKNIKKAVAEIEKEEFVLKPINYIRIEE; translated from the coding sequence ATCAAGGGCAGGGAAAGAAATAATTCCCGTAAGGGAGATGTTGATATTGAACTTACCGATGATTATAAAAAAGTTACAAGAGACAGCGAAATAGATATAGTGGTTGAACTTATGGGCGGCGTTGACGGCGCTTATGAGGTAGTAAAAGATGCCTTAAAACATAATAAGGCGGTTGTCAGCGCAAACAAGGCTCTTTTAGCATATCACAGATTCGAGCTTCAGAAACTGGCTAAAACACCGTTTGAATATGAAGCAAGTGTGGCAGGCGGAATCCCTATAATTAAAGCATTAAGAGACGGGCTCAGTGCAAATCATATTGATGAAATTCAGGGTATTATAAACGGTACTTGCAATTATATTTTAACCGAAATGAAAAAAGGCAGGGATTATCAGGAAGTTTTAAAAGAAGCCCAGAAGCTTGGCTATGCAGAAGCCGACCCCACTTTTGACGTCGGCGGTTTTGACACTGCTCATAAACTTTTAATCCTGGCAAGTATTGCCTATAATATTGATGCAAAACCGGAAGATATTTTAATCGAGGGAATAGAAAATATAAATTTAACAGATATTGAATTTGCCAGGGAATTTGATTATGAAATAAAACTTCTCGGAATTGCCAAAAAAATAGATAACGAAGTGGAACTAAGAGTTCATCCGACACTTATTCCAAAAAATAAAATGATTGCAAAGGTTGAGGGTGTTATGAACGCCGTCAGTGTAATAGGCGATGTTGTAGGAGAAAGCGTATATTACGGTCCCGGAGCCGGAGGAAATGCAACTGCGAGTGCTGTAATCAGTGATATAATAGAAATTGTCAGAGGCCAAAACAAACCTATGCTCGGATACAAAAGACCTCTTGAAGTGGAAAGACTGAGTCTCAAAATTTCAGATAATATCGAAACCAAATACTATTTAAGAATTGCAGTAAACGATAAAATAGGGGTTCTTGAAAAAATTGCGCATATTTTGGCAAAAAACGATATTTCAATTGAAAGTTTTCTCCTTTTTGCAACCCATAAGTCTCTTGAAAAAAATATAAAAAAAGCAGTGGCCGAAATAGAAAAAGAAGAATTTGTATTAAAACCGATTAATTATATCAGAATAGAAGAATGA
- a CDS encoding LL-diaminopimelate aminotransferase: MNHFERIERLPNYIFAVINELKLQARRAGEDIIDFSMGNPDGPTPKPIVDKLVEAARKPKNHRYSVSKGIYKLREAVCNWYARRYNVTLNPETEAVVTMGSKEGYVHLTQAVTNVGDVAIVPDPTYPIHSYAFMLAGASVRKVKLTYNKEYELNEDDFFAQLKQAMIESVPKPKFLVLNFPHNPTTVTVNKDFWQKAVDFAKSEGLYIISDIAYADITFDGYKTPSVFEASGAKEVAVESFTLSKSYNMAGWRVGFMVGNPVLIGALQKYKSWVDYGTFTPIQVAATVALRDYTHLVKDVVETYKKRREVLIESFANAGWEIEKPRATMFVWAKIPEIARHLGSLEFSKRLLTEAHIAVSPGIGFGAYGDEYVRIALIENEKRIRQAAI, encoded by the coding sequence ATGAATCATTTTGAAAGAATAGAAAGACTTCCAAATTATATTTTTGCAGTAATTAATGAACTTAAACTTCAAGCAAGAAGAGCAGGTGAAGATATTATCGATTTTTCTATGGGAAATCCTGATGGTCCTACTCCAAAACCGATTGTTGATAAACTTGTTGAAGCGGCAAGAAAGCCTAAAAATCACAGATATTCAGTCAGTAAAGGTATTTATAAGCTTAGAGAAGCCGTCTGTAACTGGTATGCAAGAAGATATAATGTGACCCTTAATCCCGAAACAGAAGCTGTTGTGACAATGGGTAGCAAAGAAGGTTATGTCCATTTGACTCAGGCCGTTACAAACGTGGGGGATGTGGCCATTGTGCCCGATCCTACATATCCTATCCATTCATATGCCTTTATGCTTGCTGGGGCAAGTGTCAGAAAAGTAAAACTTACATATAATAAAGAGTATGAATTAAATGAAGATGATTTTTTTGCCCAGTTGAAACAGGCCATGATAGAATCAGTGCCTAAACCTAAATTTTTGGTTTTAAATTTTCCACATAATCCCACAACGGTAACTGTAAATAAAGATTTTTGGCAAAAAGCGGTTGATTTTGCAAAAAGTGAAGGGCTTTATATTATAAGTGATATTGCATATGCGGATATTACGTTTGACGGATATAAAACACCGTCTGTTTTTGAAGCCAGTGGGGCTAAAGAAGTTGCGGTTGAGAGTTTTACTCTTTCTAAAAGCTATAACATGGCGGGATGGAGAGTAGGTTTTATGGTTGGAAATCCTGTGCTTATAGGTGCTCTTCAAAAATATAAATCATGGGTTGATTATGGAACTTTTACTCCCATACAGGTTGCTGCAACTGTAGCACTGAGAGATTATACACATTTGGTCAAAGATGTGGTTGAAACATATAAAAAAAGAAGGGAAGTTTTGATTGAAAGTTTTGCAAATGCGGGATGGGAGATAGAAAAACCGAGAGCCACAATGTTTGTTTGGGCAAAAATCCCTGAAATTGCAAGGCATTTAGGAAGTTTAGAGTTTTCCAAAAGGCTTTTAACCGAAGCCCATATTGCGGTTAGCCCTGGAATAGGATTTGGGGCTTACGGGGATGAATATGTAAGAATTGCTTTAATTGAAAATGAAAAAAGAATCCGTCAGGCCGCTATTTAA
- a CDS encoding RNA methyltransferase, producing MIVYGKRVVEYIIKKHPGIVKEILISKKISKTELKKFKNFRIKFIDNKLAQKLSHNQNHQGYFAKIDFIPQEYEITGEKIVVLDNITDMGNIGNIIRTSYALGIDLVIITGIKELKWPQLIRSSAGAAIDMRIISFFNILELINILKTKGYKIIGADMNGKCRVDVSSKTALILGSEGEGLSKRVKEKLDDIITIEMKRDFDSLNVASAAAILIDRISNECR from the coding sequence GTGATAGTATATGGTAAAAGGGTGGTAGAATATATAATAAAAAAACATCCCGGAATTGTAAAAGAAATTTTAATAAGTAAAAAAATATCAAAAACCGAATTAAAAAAATTTAAAAATTTTAGAATTAAATTTATAGATAATAAATTAGCACAAAAACTCTCCCATAATCAAAATCATCAGGGATACTTTGCAAAAATAGATTTTATTCCACAAGAATATGAAATAACAGGTGAAAAAATAGTTGTTTTGGATAACATTACTGATATGGGAAATATTGGAAATATAATAAGAACTTCTTATGCTTTAGGAATTGATTTAGTTATAATAACCGGAATTAAAGAGCTTAAATGGCCTCAATTAATTCGCTCAAGCGCAGGGGCAGCAATTGATATGAGGATAATTTCTTTTTTTAATATACTTGAGCTAATTAATATTTTAAAAACAAAAGGTTATAAAATTATCGGTGCCGATATGAACGGAAAATGCAGGGTTGATGTTTCTTCAAAAACTGCATTAATTTTAGGAAGTGAAGGAGAAGGGCTTAGTAAAAGGGTAAAAGAAAAATTAGATGATATAATTACAATTGAAATGAAAAGGGATTTTGATTCACTAAATGTTGCAAGCGCCGCTGCAATATTAATAGATAGGATTAGCAATGAATGCAGATGA
- a CDS encoding nucleotidyltransferase domain-containing protein has product MRLKKEEIKIIKNIIRLYDKKAKIYIFGSRIDDRKKGGDIDIFVLSDKINFKIKQKIKIKFFLLFGDRKIDLIITNNINKSAFYRFITNNGVEI; this is encoded by the coding sequence ATGAGATTAAAAAAAGAAGAAATTAAAATTATTAAAAATATTATTAGATTATATGATAAAAAAGCTAAAATTTATATTTTTGGAAGCAGAATTGATGATAGAAAAAAAGGAGGAGATATTGATATTTTTGTACTTTCCGATAAAATAAATTTTAAAATAAAACAAAAAATAAAAATAAAATTTTTTTTATTATTTGGAGATAGAAAAATTGATTTAATTATAACTAACAATATAAATAAAAGTGCTTTTTACAGATTTATAACAAATAATGGAGTTGAAATTTGA
- a CDS encoding major outer membrane protein: protein MLKKLSLAALVAMGSMSVASATPLTDAIKGVSLNGFMRIRYYYHQDKKNSGTTDYNRWRTNAKLVFGVPVAENMKIVWRVHAQQNFKDKASSNVSTAGTTGLGDSLFFLNYANNGLIVNAGVVPLGSLPFASSDPYTTAHGAGVVAMYNAGNGLTVAGGWVDHIFNANGTVDQGNLNLPISAATNNGAKDVYTAGAIYANDAFGSAQVWDYHITDAVKNAFIVMTNLNFLKDYGVGIKADFATSKLDDKSLGLTNVSNHNYFNIALNANVSGINGEVGYASTNDKAGVIATSDYAVIGQVPAELRYNVANLTDVDVWYAKAGYNINEKTNVWASYVSINQSNGKNAGTINATKNVDSNEFDVGGGYKFNKKFGVSAYYANLNYNGDGNNLGNPDQQEVRAQFIYSF from the coding sequence ATGCTAAAAAAATTATCTTTAGCAGCTTTAGTAGCAATGGGTTCAATGAGTGTTGCAAGTGCAACTCCTCTAACAGATGCAATCAAAGGTGTAAGTCTTAACGGATTTATGAGAATCAGATATTATTATCATCAAGATAAAAAAAATTCAGGTACAACTGATTACAACAGATGGAGAACAAATGCTAAATTAGTATTTGGTGTGCCAGTTGCAGAAAATATGAAAATTGTTTGGAGAGTTCATGCTCAACAAAATTTCAAAGATAAAGCTTCTTCAAATGTTTCTACAGCTGGAACAACTGGATTGGGAGATAGCTTATTCTTCTTAAATTATGCAAATAACGGTCTTATTGTTAATGCAGGTGTTGTTCCTCTTGGTTCATTACCGTTTGCTTCAAGCGATCCATATACAACTGCTCACGGTGCAGGTGTAGTTGCAATGTATAATGCAGGAAATGGATTAACAGTAGCTGGTGGATGGGTTGATCATATCTTTAATGCTAATGGAACAGTTGATCAAGGTAATTTAAATCTTCCAATCAGTGCAGCAACAAATAATGGGGCAAAAGATGTTTATACAGCCGGTGCTATTTATGCAAACGATGCATTCGGAAGTGCTCAGGTTTGGGATTATCATATAACAGATGCTGTTAAAAACGCATTTATTGTGATGACAAACTTAAACTTCTTAAAAGATTATGGTGTTGGAATTAAAGCTGATTTTGCTACTTCAAAATTAGATGATAAATCATTAGGTTTAACAAATGTAAGTAATCATAATTATTTCAATATAGCATTAAATGCAAATGTTTCAGGAATTAATGGTGAGGTTGGATACGCTTCAACTAACGATAAAGCCGGAGTAATTGCTACAAGTGACTATGCTGTAATTGGACAAGTTCCAGCAGAATTAAGATATAATGTAGCAAACTTAACTGATGTAGATGTATGGTATGCAAAAGCTGGATATAATATAAATGAAAAAACAAATGTTTGGGCTTCATATGTAAGTATTAATCAAAGTAACGGTAAAAATGCCGGAACTATAAATGCAACCAAAAATGTTGACAGTAATGAATTTGATGTTGGCGGAGGATATAAATTCAATAAAAAATTCGGTGTTTCAGCATATTATGCTAATTTAAATTATAACGGTGATGGAAATAATTTAGGAAATCCTGACCAACAAGAAGTTAGAGCGCAATTTATTTACAGTTTCTAA
- the fabI gene encoding enoyl-ACP reductase FabI, with translation MGVMQGKKGLVVGVANNRSIAYGIAKACKKEGAEIILTYQNDKLKPRVEKVANELDVKNIYPLDVSKEEELISLKDNIEKDYGKIDFLVHSVAFAPREALDGKFIDTKKEAFNIAMQISVYSLIELVQKMEPVMNDGASILTLTYLGSTRYIPHYNVMGVAKAALEASVRYLAVDLGERKIRINALSAGPIKTLAASGIGDFSEILKYNEKNSPLMKNVTIDEVGNSGMYLLSELSSGVTGEVHFVDSGYNIMGMPRYGE, from the coding sequence ATGGGCGTAATGCAAGGAAAAAAAGGTTTAGTTGTAGGTGTGGCAAACAACCGTTCGATTGCATACGGAATTGCAAAAGCTTGTAAAAAAGAGGGTGCTGAAATTATACTTACTTATCAAAATGATAAATTAAAACCAAGGGTTGAAAAAGTAGCAAACGAACTTGATGTAAAAAATATATATCCTCTTGATGTAAGTAAAGAAGAAGAGTTAATTAGTTTAAAAGATAATATTGAAAAAGATTATGGAAAAATAGACTTTTTGGTCCATTCAGTTGCATTTGCTCCTAGAGAGGCGCTTGACGGTAAATTTATAGATACCAAAAAAGAGGCATTCAATATAGCAATGCAAATCAGTGTATATTCATTAATAGAGCTTGTTCAAAAAATGGAACCTGTTATGAATGACGGGGCAAGCATTTTGACATTAACCTACCTTGGAAGCACAAGATATATTCCACATTATAATGTAATGGGTGTGGCAAAAGCGGCGCTTGAAGCAAGCGTTAGGTATTTAGCGGTGGATTTAGGTGAGAGAAAAATTAGAATAAACGCTCTGAGCGCCGGCCCTATTAAAACACTTGCGGCAAGCGGTATAGGAGATTTTAGCGAAATACTTAAATATAATGAAAAAAATTCACCTTTAATGAAAAATGTTACAATTGATGAAGTCGGAAATTCAGGAATGTATCTGTTAAGTGAGCTTTCAAGCGGGGTTACCGGTGAGGTTCATTTTGTAGACAGCGGCTATAATATAATGGGTATGCCAAGATATGGTGAGTAG
- a CDS encoding triose-phosphate isomerase codes for MIVAANFKTNKTRKETVEYLKELEKIDFGNVKVAVFPPQSALIEDELIGAQNAYPTMSGAYTGEIGLEQLNEFNIKRILIGHSERRHILGESQEFIAKKFDFFKNNNFEIFYCIGEPLEIRKKGIEAVVEYLKGQLIGIDLEYEKLIVAYEPVWAIGTGVSAKLEQIQETHKEIRKFIKRPILYGGSVKLSNIEDILKIENVDGVLVGSASLDVEVFKEMIKKAKEI; via the coding sequence ATGATAGTAGCGGCAAATTTTAAAACAAATAAAACAAGAAAAGAAACTGTTGAATATTTAAAGGAACTTGAAAAAATTGATTTTGGAAATGTTAAAGTTGCCGTTTTTCCTCCGCAAAGTGCATTGATAGAAGATGAATTAATCGGGGCTCAAAACGCATATCCTACAATGAGCGGTGCATATACCGGGGAAATCGGTTTAGAGCAGCTTAATGAATTTAATATAAAAAGAATTTTAATAGGCCACAGCGAAAGAAGACATATTTTAGGTGAAAGCCAGGAATTTATAGCAAAAAAATTTGATTTTTTTAAAAATAATAATTTTGAAATATTCTACTGCATTGGAGAGCCGCTTGAAATTAGAAAAAAAGGAATAGAAGCAGTTGTAGAATACTTAAAAGGGCAGCTTATAGGAATAGATTTAGAATATGAAAAACTGATTGTTGCATACGAGCCGGTGTGGGCTATAGGCACAGGGGTCAGTGCAAAATTAGAACAAATCCAAGAAACTCATAAAGAAATCAGAAAATTTATCAAAAGGCCGATTCTATACGGCGGAAGTGTGAAATTAAGTAACATTGAAGATATTTTAAAAATCGAAAATGTTGATGGTGTGTTGGTCGGCAGCGCTAGTTTAGATGTAGAAGTGTTTAAGGAAATGATAAAAAAAGCAAAGGAGATTTAA
- the pgk gene encoding phosphoglycerate kinase — protein sequence MKLNSPKDLELKEGNSVFLRCDFNVPLDEFGNITDDRRIRMALPTIRYLIDHGCKIVIGSHLGRPKGEFNEKYSLKPVAKRLSQLLAKEIIMVKDVIGEDAKSKAANLNSGEVLLLENLRFDPRETKNDEGFAKELSEYGEFYINDAFGVSHRAHASVEAITKFYDNLHKAAGFLLLKEINFFYKLLKNPVRPFVAVVGGSKVSGKLQALINLLEKVDKMIIGGGMAFTFLKALGYDIGKSLVEEDLIDEALKIMSEAKKLGVKFYLPVDIVVANKFAEDAMVKYVPSQEIPDGWMGLDIGPASVRLFGEVLWDAQTILWNGPMGVYEMDKFARGTFKISHEIARSHGIKVVGGGDSADAVARAGDDEEMTFISTGGGASLELLEGKKLPAIAALEIK from the coding sequence ATGAAATTAAATTCACCGAAAGATTTAGAATTAAAAGAAGGAAACAGTGTATTTTTAAGATGTGATTTTAATGTTCCGTTGGATGAATTCGGCAATATAACAGATGACAGAAGAATAAGAATGGCACTTCCTACTATCAGATATTTAATAGACCACGGGTGTAAAATAGTAATAGGCTCCCATCTTGGAAGGCCAAAAGGTGAATTTAATGAAAAATATTCACTAAAACCCGTTGCAAAAAGACTTTCTCAGCTTTTGGCTAAAGAAATTATTATGGTTAAAGATGTTATTGGAGAAGATGCAAAAAGTAAAGCCGCTAATTTAAATAGCGGGGAAGTTTTGCTGCTTGAAAATTTGAGGTTTGATCCGAGAGAAACTAAAAATGATGAGGGATTTGCAAAAGAACTTTCCGAATACGGTGAATTTTATATAAATGATGCATTCGGTGTAAGCCACAGGGCACATGCAAGTGTTGAAGCAATTACAAAATTTTATGACAATTTACATAAGGCGGCCGGATTTTTACTTTTAAAAGAAATCAATTTCTTTTATAAATTACTTAAAAATCCTGTAAGGCCGTTTGTAGCGGTTGTAGGAGGAAGTAAAGTAAGCGGAAAACTTCAGGCTCTAATAAATCTGCTTGAAAAAGTGGATAAAATGATAATAGGTGGAGGTATGGCTTTTACATTTTTAAAAGCGCTCGGATATGATATAGGAAAAAGTTTAGTGGAAGAGGATTTAATAGACGAAGCATTAAAAATTATGTCTGAAGCTAAAAAACTTGGGGTTAAGTTTTATCTGCCGGTTGATATAGTTGTTGCAAATAAATTTGCTGAAGATGCAATGGTTAAATATGTCCCTTCCCAGGAAATTCCGGACGGTTGGATGGGGCTTGATATAGGACCTGCTAGCGTTAGGCTTTTTGGAGAAGTGCTTTGGGATGCCCAGACAATTTTGTGGAACGGACCTATGGGAGTATATGAGATGGATAAATTTGCAAGGGGAACTTTTAAAATTTCACATGAAATTGCAAGAAGCCACGGAATAAAGGTAGTAGGCGGAGGAGATAGCGCAGATGCGGTTGCCAGAGCCGGAGATGATGAAGAAATGACATTTATTTCTACCGGTGGAGGAGCGAGTCTGGAACTTCTTGAAGGCAAAAAACTTCCTGCAATTGCAGCATTGGAGATAAAATGA